A single window of Vibrio gazogenes DNA harbors:
- the rplS gene encoding 50S ribosomal protein L19: MSNIIKALEQEQMKQDLPKFAPGDTVVVQVKVKEGERERLQAFEGVVIAVRNRGLHSAFTVRKISNGEGVERTFQTHSPAVDSIEVKRRGAVRRAKLYYLRERSGKSARIKEKLTKK, translated from the coding sequence ATGAGTAATATCATCAAAGCTCTTGAGCAAGAGCAAATGAAACAAGACCTACCTAAATTTGCACCAGGCGACACTGTCGTTGTGCAAGTCAAGGTTAAAGAAGGTGAGCGTGAGCGTTTACAGGCATTTGAAGGCGTTGTAATCGCTGTTCGTAACCGTGGTCTTCACTCAGCATTTACCGTTCGTAAAATTTCTAACGGTGAAGGTGTTGAGCGTACGTTCCAAACACACTCTCCAGCTGTTGACAGTATTGAAGTTAAGCGTCGTGGTGCAGTACGTCGTGCCAAGTTGTACTATCTACGCGAACGCTCTGGTAAGTCAGCTCGTATTAAAGAGAAACTTACTAAGAAGTAA
- the degS gene encoding outer membrane-stress sensor serine endopeptidase DegS, which yields MIANLLRSVGIGLVTALVVIISVPSLRSHIFPPAKNPQPTNINTLQITFNQAVRRAAPAVVNIYSRKYAANDRSKLSTQGLGSGVIVSEKGYIITNYHVIAQADQVIVALQDGRVAAAQLVGKDRRSDIAVLRIEDSNLPVIPQNPNYSPQVGDVVLAIGNPYNLGQTTTFGIISATGRSSISIDGRQAFIQTDAAINEGNSGGALVNTQGELVGINTASFQQATDLETYGISFAIPYKLANKIMEKIIADGRVIRGYIGIDGQDISSVESRLLGNEHIGGIIVLGVDPNGPAASAGFKPQDIIIKIDGKKINGRQSVMDLVTDLRPGTTIHVDVIRKGKEITIPVTVAEDTRD from the coding sequence ATGATAGCTAACTTACTTCGTTCTGTTGGAATTGGTTTAGTGACTGCACTCGTCGTCATTATTTCTGTTCCTTCTTTGAGAAGCCATATTTTCCCCCCGGCAAAGAATCCACAACCAACCAATATCAACACGCTACAAATCACCTTCAATCAAGCAGTACGTAGAGCTGCACCAGCAGTCGTGAATATTTATAGTCGCAAGTATGCTGCCAATGATCGCTCAAAGTTATCAACACAAGGTTTGGGTTCTGGTGTCATTGTCAGTGAAAAAGGCTATATCATTACCAATTACCATGTTATTGCCCAGGCCGATCAAGTGATCGTTGCACTTCAGGACGGTCGGGTTGCAGCGGCACAACTGGTTGGTAAAGACCGTCGTTCAGATATTGCGGTCCTCCGAATTGAAGACTCGAATTTGCCTGTTATTCCTCAAAATCCAAACTATTCTCCTCAGGTTGGAGATGTCGTACTCGCGATTGGTAACCCCTATAACTTAGGCCAAACCACCACCTTCGGAATTATTTCAGCGACGGGACGTTCTTCAATCAGCATTGATGGTCGGCAGGCATTTATTCAGACTGATGCAGCAATCAACGAAGGTAACTCTGGCGGTGCTTTAGTCAATACCCAAGGTGAACTTGTCGGTATCAATACGGCTTCATTTCAGCAAGCAACGGATCTGGAAACTTACGGTATTTCTTTTGCCATCCCCTATAAGCTTGCCAATAAGATTATGGAAAAAATCATTGCTGACGGACGCGTGATTCGAGGGTATATAGGGATTGACGGACAAGATATCAGTTCAGTTGAATCTCGGCTTCTCGGCAATGAACATATCGGTGGGATCATTGTTCTCGGTGTCGATCCGAATGGCCCGGCCGCTTCAGCAGGCTTTAAACCCCAAGATATCATCATCAAAATTGATGGTAAAAAAATTAACGGACGCCAAAGCGTCATGGATTTAGTAACCGATTTACGTCCGGGGACAACCATTCATGTCGATGTCATCAGGAAAGGCAAGGAAATCACTATTCCGGTCACGGTTGCTGAAGATACTCGGGATTAA